A window of Pseudomonadota bacterium genomic DNA:
TCCGGTTTGATGATCGGGGCCGGCGAGGCCGGTGAGCTGATTGCCGAGCGGATGCTCAATCATGGGCTGTCGCGCCTCGGTGTGACCCACCGAACGCGCGCCATGGCCGATCCCATCGCGCAGCGATTGGGCGCCGAACTGCACGACATGGCGAACCTGGCCGATGACTTGGCCGGCGCCGACATCGTGATCCTGTCGGTCGGCACCGGGGGGCATGTGTTGGGCTACGACGACCTGCGACAAGCCTTGAAACGGCGGCGCAACCGGCCGATTTTTGTGGTCGACGCCGCGGTGCCGGCGGAGGCCGATCCGGCCATCGACCGTCTGGATGACGTGTTCCTTTACGGCCTCGACGATCTCGAACGTATCGCGCTGGCGGGGCGTGCCGGACGTGCCGGTGAGGCGGAAGCTGCATGGGCAATCGTGGATGAGAGCCTGGAGGCCTTTCAGCATGACCGGGATCAACGCCGTGCGACGCCGGCCGTGGCTGCGCTCAGGTCGCGTTTCGAGACCATTCGCCAGGAACTGATGGCGGAGTTAGGCGGCGCCGGGAGCGAGGAGGCGACGCGACGGCTGGTCGGACGCTTGCTGCACGATCCGTCAGAAGCGTTGCGCGAATTGGCGGCGCGCGATCCCAAGGCCGCTGAACATGCCGATGTGGTGTTGAAGGCGTTGTTCCGCTTGCCGCCGGACGAAGAGGAAAAGTCGTGAGTTTGCAGGAAAAACTCGATCGCGTGGTGTTGCGCCATCAGGAGCTGGCCGAACTGCTGAACCAGGCGGCCGGTGGCGACAGCGACGAGTTCGTCAAACTGTCGAAGGAGTACGCAGAGCTCTCGTCGCTGGTCGAAACGGTTGGGGAACTGCGTTCGGCAGAGAGTGAACTGGCCGATCTCGACGAGATGATCGCCGCCGAGAACGATGCGGAAATGAAGGAGATGGCCCGCCAGGAACGCGACGGCCTGGCCGAGAAGGTGCCCGATCTGGAACGCAAGGTGCAGCTTATGCTGTTGCCGCGCGACGAGGCGGACAAACGCAACGCTATCCTGGAGGTGCGTGCCGGCACCGGCGGCGACGAGGCCGCGCTGTTCGCCGCCGATCTCCTACGCATGTATCAGCGTTACGCGGAGTCGCGCGGCTGGCGGTTCGAGCTCTTGGACGCCAGCGAAATCGGCATCGGTGGCATCAAGGAGGCCCAGGCGCTGATCTCCGGCCAGGATGTCTTTGCCAGAATGAAGTACGAATCCGGTGTGCACCGCGTGCA
This region includes:
- the hemA gene encoding glutamyl-tRNA reductase; the protein is MKDVARHHLAVGVNHRSAPLDLRERLFVTEQELTAYYESIREAGIDEAMLLSTCDRVELHVAHDDPDAAAATVCAQFANRAGATVDASVYVKQDEEALRQLFAVAASLDSLIVGEPQVLGQVKASHRRAAKHDMIGPVLDRRLQAAYAAAKRVRTETAIGERPISIASAAVEIARDIHGDLARVSGLMIGAGEAGELIAERMLNHGLSRLGVTHRTRAMADPIAQRLGAELHDMANLADDLAGADIVILSVGTGGHVLGYDDLRQALKRRRNRPIFVVDAAVPAEADPAIDRLDDVFLYGLDDLERIALAGRAGRAGEAEAAWAIVDESLEAFQHDRDQRRATPAVAALRSRFETIRQELMAELGGAGSEEATRRLVGRLLHDPSEALRELAARDPKAAEHADVVLKALFRLPPDEEEKS
- the prfA gene encoding peptide chain release factor 1; the protein is MSLQEKLDRVVLRHQELAELLNQAAGGDSDEFVKLSKEYAELSSLVETVGELRSAESELADLDEMIAAENDAEMKEMARQERDGLAEKVPDLERKVQLMLLPRDEADKRNAILEVRAGTGGDEAALFAADLLRMYQRYAESRGWRFELLDASEIGIGGIKEAQALISGQDVFARMKYESGVHRVQRVPVTESGGRIHTSAATVAVLPEAEEVDVHVDDKDLRVDTYRASGAGGQHVNKTDSAVRITHLPTGIVVAQQDEKSQHKNRAKAMKILLSRLYEQERRERDEARAESRRSQVGSGDRSERIRTYNFPQGRVTDHRINLTLYKLEQLLNGDGLDEIVDALTAEDQAAQLAELA